The following are from one region of the Arachis duranensis cultivar V14167 chromosome 10, aradu.V14167.gnm2.J7QH, whole genome shotgun sequence genome:
- the LOC107472323 gene encoding uncharacterized protein LOC107472323: protein MKAKVPKDFKAPYMTSYDGIHLSNFRSQMYLTDASDVTRCKAFPTTLTKAAIKWFDSLPPRSITSFDDLAKKFLAIFSIQKDKAKHAPRLLGFKQGDQESLRSYMERFNKACLDIQNLPTEAAIMGLINGLRE from the coding sequence atgaaagctaaagttccaaaggacttcaaagctccttACATGACCTCGTACGATGGTATTCACCTCAGCAACTTTAGGAGCCAGATGTACCTCACGGATGCCTCAGACGTGACccgttgcaaagccttcccgaccaCCTTGACCAAGGCGGCCATAAAATGGTTCGACAGCCTGCCACCAAGATCGATCACAAGCTTCGATGACCTCGCCAAGAAGTTCCTCGCCATATTCTCTATTCAGAAGGACAAAGCAAAACATGCTCCAAGGCTGCTAGGGTTTAAACAAGGAGATCAGGAGAGCCTCCGTAGCTAtatggaaagattcaataaaGCATGCCTTGACATACAGAATCTACCTACAGAAGCGGCCATTATGGGACTCATCAACGGCCTACGAGAATGA